A genomic stretch from Sphingobacterium sp. ML3W includes:
- a CDS encoding AraC family transcriptional regulator, with amino-acid sequence MQRTIKHIFQNKVLLTDLTEQISQHGSYLLPFGNTERIILEEGVIYIKYFSNYLFYLELTNYELHADLDAGFINEKTRLFLFMMLHGNITFSTVEGLPITSVGKDTCYVTYNRKSEFLYKLPKGNHQFFYICPKTAWLKSNLLFDPRIRDFLDSMKTNSKLFDHMSSCTINNHLHELLLQLFTLKNYKQIEFESNLLNIITTIIIQYQILLDTKFSQRAYLIKAYIDANYFNEHVDIKALASHFNITEKTIIRIFKNEIGITPYRYLLKVRLENAKRLIVTENMLPSQVYQQVGYSDLQSFRRQFKHFFGIPPSKAS; translated from the coding sequence ATGCAAAGGACAATTAAACATATATTTCAAAATAAAGTGCTGCTCACGGATTTAACGGAACAGATATCACAACATGGGAGCTATCTACTTCCCTTTGGCAATACCGAGCGGATTATTTTAGAGGAGGGAGTCATATATATCAAATATTTCAGCAATTATCTCTTCTATTTGGAACTGACGAATTATGAACTTCATGCAGACTTGGATGCTGGATTCATCAATGAAAAAACGAGACTCTTCTTATTTATGATGTTGCATGGAAATATAACTTTCTCTACCGTGGAGGGTCTTCCCATCACCTCAGTTGGAAAAGATACCTGTTATGTTACTTACAACCGAAAAAGTGAATTTCTTTATAAACTCCCAAAAGGCAATCACCAATTTTTTTATATCTGTCCAAAAACAGCTTGGTTGAAAAGTAATCTATTATTTGACCCTAGAATACGGGATTTTTTGGACAGCATGAAAACCAATAGTAAACTATTTGATCACATGTCATCATGTACGATCAATAATCATCTGCATGAACTGCTACTCCAATTATTTACTCTGAAGAATTACAAGCAGATTGAATTTGAATCCAATCTTCTGAATATCATAACAACAATTATCATCCAATATCAGATTCTACTGGATACAAAATTTTCACAACGTGCCTATTTGATCAAAGCGTACATTGATGCAAATTATTTTAATGAACACGTTGATATCAAAGCATTGGCCTCACATTTCAACATAACAGAAAAAACAATAATTCGCATTTTCAAAAATGAAATTGGAATCACTCCCTATCGTTATCTCCTGAAGGTTCGTTTGGAAAATGCAAAACGGTTAATAGTTACTGAAAATATGCTTCCCTCCCAAGTTTATCAACAAGTAGGTTATTCCGATTTGCAAAGTTTTAGAAGACAGTTCAAACATTTCTTCGGAATACCTCCATCTAAGGCTTCTTAA